Within Paenibacillus sabinae T27, the genomic segment CCGAATTCCAATTGATAAACCTATACCTGAACCCTATTCCGTGTATACCGATACCTTATATATCGGCTGATTAAAACTTTTTCTTAACAACCTTATCCAAATGATCCAGCAAAATGCCCGTTCCCTTCACAACGCAGTGCATCGGGTCTTCCGCTACCCAAACCGGCACGTGCAGCTCTTCGGAGAGCAGCTCGGTAATTCCGGTCAGCAGCGCACCTCCGCCAGTCAGCACGACGCCGCGGTCAATGATATCGGCCGACAGCTCCGGAGGGGTCCGTTCCAGCACCGTCTTCGCCGCAACCACAATGGACGATACCGGGTCCCAAAGCGCCTCCTGCACCTCTGCCGACGTAATCGTCAAAGTCTGGGGAAGCCCGGTCACCATATCGCGGCCGCGGATATCCATTTCCGCCTGCGTGCCGCCGGGACGCACGTTGCCGATCGCAAGCTTGATGTCTTCCGCCGTCCGCTCACCGATGAGCAGCTTATACTTTTGCTTGATATATTTTAAAATGGATTCGTCGAACTTGTCCCCCGCAACTTTAATGGAGGAGGCGGTAACGACGTCGCCCATCGATAATACGGCTACATCCGTCGTTCCGCCGCCGATGTCGACGACCATATTTCCGCTCGGTTGATAAATATCCATGCCCGCTCCGATCGCCGCGGCTTTGGGTTCTTCTTCCATGAAGACTTCCTTCGCCCCGCTGCGCTCGGCCGCTTCCCGGATCGATTTCTGCTCAACAGACGTAATATTCGTAGGGGCGCAGATCAAGATGCGGGGACGAGAATACCAGGTGCGGCCTCCAACGCGGTCGATGAAATACTTCAGCATCGTTTCCGTAATTTCAAAATCGGCGATGACGCCATCCCGGAGCGGACGAATCGTCGAGATATTGCCTGGTGTACGGCCGACCATACGGCGCGCCTGCTCTCCCACCGCAAGGACCTTCTTCGTGTCGCTTTCAAGCGTGACCACGGAAGGCTCATCCAGAACGACTCCTTTTCCTTTAACATGAATAAGCACATTAGCTGTGCCGAGATCGATTCCGATGTCCTTGCTAAGCATAATGAAAGAGCCCCCAAAGTATTATTTTAGACTAAGAAAAATGAGTTAGTGCCAAATTTTAAATTACCATACTTTAGGGGGGGAATTCAATGGATTCTGTCTGAAAATCACTTTAAAAATCCGATAATATTACGGCTGCGCCGCAACGGCCACCTCCCGTTTTTTCCCCGTGTTTTTCTTGTATTTGATTTTGGTGGCCTCGCCCCCCCGGAGATGACGGATGGATTTGTGGTATTCAAGAATGTTCTTCACCTGATCGGCCAGATCAGGATTGATTTCCGGCAACCGCTCGGTCAAATCTTTATGCACCGTGCTTTTGGAAACGCCGAATTCTTTGGCTATGGTCCGGACCGTATGCCTGGTTTCCACGATGCAGCGTCCGATTTTGATGGTGCGTTCCTTGATGTAATCGTGCACGCTCCCGCCTCCCAACTGTGGATAGTTTGGTACATTATATGAGGGGCGGGCCTATATATTCGCGCTTTAACGGGATGACAAGCCGGGGCAGGCTCATTTTATTTGCTGGACAACCGTAAAATAGCCCTAGAAAGCGGGGACTATGCGCCTATACCGGGAGACGAAACACGAAAAAGCAGGAGGACGAGTGTCCCCCTGCCGTGACTTTCAGGTTTTCATCTGGCTTACTTTTGCGGAAGAAGGTCCGAAGGATTGACGACCTTGCCGTCCTGATACACCTCAAAATGCAGGTGATTTCCCAGATTCTTCTCGATCTCATTGCGTCCGGCTGCGGCTAGCGTATCGCCCTGCTTCACCTGGTCGCCCTGCTTCACTTTGGCTTCTCCGAGACTTTGGTAAACGGTCTTCAGATTGCCTTGAGTCACTTCGACTACCGTACCGAGGGTAGGCACATCCTCGACCCGGGTCACTTCGCCGCTGATAGCGGATTTGACGTCAAAAGTCTTGTTGTCTTCGCGGGCCAGATCGATGCCGGTGTTGGGCGTAAAGGTATCGCCGTTTTGCACCATAGCCTCGATATGATTCTCTTCGGTGCCGTTCTCGTCATAATACGGCTTGACGACGTCCACGTCGCTCGGGTTGGCCACCGGCCAAGCCAGGCTTTCCGCAGAAGCGGTCACTTCGAGCGCATTCGGATCCTTGCCGGCATCGGCGGTTGTATCGCCGGAAGCCCCCACATCTTTGGTTACGACGGCGGCGGTGTCTGTCGAAAGCGGCTTATGGCCGGCATCCTGATAGACCCACACCAAGGTTAGTATAATTGCCGCTGCCGCTGTGTAGACTGCCGGAAACACCCAACGTTTGGAGAACAATCTGTTCCACGAAGAAGGCTGGCTGCTGGTTTCTCCCTGATTGGTTTTGAGAGATTCTTCATGGGATGGTTTGTTTTTGTTTTGTTCATTCATTTGCTATCACCTCAGTAACCATTGTTACCGGGCGGTTCGCTTTTATACGTTTCTTTCACTTTATTTTTTCAAAAGAGTTGAGACTTGCGTAAACGATATTCCGCTGTAATAGTGTTTGAGAATTTGCGTCGCCGTCGCGCCCTCCTTCGCCATCCCGTTCGCTCCCCACTGGCTCATACCGACGCCGTGACCGTTGCCGTAGGTCGTAATGGCGATCTGCCCCTTCTTGATCGTCCAAGTGAACTGGCTGGAACGAAGCCCAAGCCGCTCCCGCACCTCGCGTCCCGTAAACACCTGTCCGTCAATCGAAATCTCTTTAATCCGGTGGCCTGCGGTAAGCGACAGCACCTCCAGCTGCGGCAGCCCTGCGGCAGTCCGATCCATGGAGAGCGGTTCGAACCGCCCCGACGCGCCTGCGGATGAGGCCAATACTCTCTGCGCACCCTGGGGTGCGATTCCGCCTAAGCCCAGCTTCGCTCTCAGCTCGGAGAAAGTGAAGGTGGCGGTAGACTGAAGCTGCGGATTCACTTCCCGGTCCCAAGGGCTTGCCACGCTCCGCAGATAAGGCACAGCGGCTTTCCAGTAATCCTCCGAATTCTCTGTATACCCTCCACTAGAGGCAAAAAAAGATGCCGTAATCGGCTCCCCTCCGTACGTCATCACGATGCCGCGCGTCTCGCGAACCGCGCGGCGGAGCTTGGCCAGGTCGGCCCCTCGGCCGGCCTTCGCCCAGTCCCGCTGCAGCACGGCGGACGAGACGTAAGCCTGATGGCTTACGGTGTCGGTCACATCCGCTCCGGCAGCGGGAACCCCACTTCGGTCGCCCGCCCGCAGGCGGCGGACGATAAAGGTGCGGGCCGCGATGGACTGCGCTTTGAGCGCTTCGAGCTCAAAGCCGGCCGGCATCTCGGCCGCGATCACGCCGGTGACGTAGTCCTCCAGCGGCAGGGTCTCGATTTGTCGGGTACGCGACAAATACACGGACACCTTCGGCTGCGGGGCTTCCGCCGCAGCCGGTTCCCGCGCCGCGGGCGCGCCGGAGGGCTGCGGCGCGGGAGGCGGCGCGGGCGGGTCGTGCCGCAGCTGCACGACCACCAGCGGCAGCAGCAGCGCCGCCAGCAGCGGCGCTGCCAGCCAGGCGGCGGGTAACAGCCGCCTGGACCAGCCACCGGCCGGAAGCCTGCGACTCCGGCGGGCGGGTCTCCACCGCGCCGGCTTGCGGCGCCAGAGGCGGAAATCTTTCATCTCTTTCTTCTCCCTTCCTGAATAGCCTCGTACTACATCATATGAGTCTCAGACAATTGATAGAACGACAGGATTCGAGAGAAGAAAGAGTTGGAGCCGGTAAGGACCGCCCTGCGGCCTTAACTAGCTTCAATAGTGACCCGGCAGCTTTTCTCAAAAAGAAAGAGGCCCGCCATATGGTTATGGCAGACCTCCCGGTTATGAAACGGACCCTGAGATTTAAACCCAGCTCGGTTGAACCTGAACCTTGAACAGGGGCTTTGCTTCCTCGGTAGCACCCTTGGAAGTTTCGGGTTTGAGCTTTTCTTCTGCAGCGGCTTCAGCTGGACTTTCTTCCAGTGAGACGCGCCAAATGTCTGCGCCCAGGCCGGACAGCTTCTCCGCCAGATGTACATAGCCGCGGTCGATATGATGCGTGCCGCTCACTTCCGTCGTTCCCTCTGCGACCAGACCGGCCAGAATCAGCGCCGCCCCCGCACGCAGGTCCGTTGCGCATACCTTCGCTCCGACCAGACGGGCATCTCCGGTAATGATGGCGGAGCGCCCTTCGATCTTGATTTCCGCATTCATCAGCTGGAATTCGTCCACATGCATGAAGCGGTTCTCAAATACCGTCTCCGTAATGACGCTCGTTCCTTCCGAACGAAGCAGCAGCGCCATCATCTGCGACTGCATATCCGTCGGAAAGCCCGGATAAGGCAAAGTCTTCACATCGACAGCCTTCAGCGGCTTGTCGCTAATGACGCGGACGCCGTTGTCGCCGGGAATAATGGTTACGCCCATTTCTTCCATCTTGGCGATAACCGGACCGAGATGATCGGCAATCGCGCCTTCCACGTACACGTCGCCGCCGGTAATCGCCGCAGCCACCATATAAGTTCCCGCTTCGACCCGGTCGGGAATAACATGATGTCTTACACCGTGCAGGCGTTCTACGCCTTCAATCCGAATCATGCCGGTGCCCGCGCCGCGAACGACGGCGCCCATGCTGTTCAGGTAGTTGGCCAAATCGACAATCTCCGGTTCCTTCGCCGCATTCTCGATCGTTGTCACGCCTTCCGCCAAAGCGGCGGCCATCATAATATTCTCGGTTGCGCCGACGCTGGCCACGTCGAGATAAATCTTGGCTCCGCGCAGACGGCCGGTGCTCTTCGCTTCGATATAGCCCTGACCGAGACTGATCTCGGCTCCAAGGGCTTCAAACCCTTTCAGATGCTGGTCAATTGGACGCGTACCGATCGCGCAGCCGCCGGGAAGAGAAATGCGCGCACGGCCCAATCGGGACAAAAGAGGTCCCATCACCAAAAAAGAAGCCCGCATTTTGCGTACCCACTCATAGGGCGCTTCAGAAGTGGATAGGTTTCGGGCATCCACCTGGATGATATCGTTTTGATATGTAACTCCCGCCCCCAGAGATTCCAGTACCTTGCTGATCGTAATTACATCATCTAGAGGAGGCGCGTCGACAATGACGCTTTCTCCTTCTTCAGCCAATAGAGAGGCGGCTATGATCGGTAGTACGGAATTTTTAGCGCCGCTTACTTTCACGCTTCCGGTCAATCTTTTGCCACCGCGGACGATAAATTTACTCATCTTTCGGTTCCCTCCGCGTCCATTATTTTCTCTGACATTCGTGTCATTCTCCATATCCTTGCTTGTTTGAGTAATCAATTTAGTTAAAAATCAATTTAATAAGGCTTCGATTTCCGCTGCTTGGCCCCGGTCTTGCGTGGGACACTTCTTGATTTAAGTTTTTACAAAAAAAATGTAATTATGCGGCGTTTTTTGGCGAAACCGGCTATGACATTAATAACCGGACCGTCCGCAATTAAAACATATGACGTATTTGGACACTGTAGCCCAGGTAATCGAGCAGGAAGCCCGCCACAAAATGTCCCAATACAATAGCCAGCAGCAAATGAAGCAGCCGCCCTTGCGGGCTCTTGGGATATCTTATGATCAAATCAAGCTTTAGGTTCTGCAGGGCCCACCAGGATAATGCCACACACAGCAGCGATACAACCATTGACATCAGCCCGCTGATCCCCAGAGAGCCGGTTAATTCGTTTATCATGATGTTCCCCATCCTAACCCCCCAAACCTAGACTTGCTCGGAAATCGACTCTTATATCATACTTGCGTAATGGAAAAGAATCCAGTACTTTTACATTTTTTTAACTCAAATCCTCCAGGTAAACGCTATCAGACCCAATGTCCTTTCAGAAGTTACAAAATGACATCTTTTGTTACAGATTTAGCAGCCTAAAAATTACATTCTGTTCACCAAAAACTCTATAAGACTCAAAAATTTCAGAGCATAAAAAAAGCAGCCCGGCATATGGCCAGACTGCATTTTCATTTATTTTTGTCCTTTTCCGGCGGACACTTTAATCCGCGTAACCGCACGCTGCAGCGCGAGCTCGGCGCGGCGGTGATCGATGTCGTCCTGCTTGCCGCGGGACTGCAAGCGCCGCTGCGCCCGTTCCTTGGCTGCCTCAGCACGTTCAAGATCGATATCGCTCGGCAGCTCGGCGCTTTCCGCCAGCACGGTCACTTTATCCTTGTGCACTTCAATAAAGCCGCCGTGAACGGCGACCGTTGTCACACCGGCGTCCGATTTGATGGTCATCGGTGCAACCTGAAGCGGAGTTACAAGCGGAACATGTCCCGGCAAAATGCCCAGATCGCCTTCTATCCCACGTACGGTCAAGCTGTTAACCTGCTTGGCAAATACGAGGTGATCCGGCGTGACAATTTCCAACAAAAAGGTGTTCACTTCGAATTCCTCCTCAAAGCTTCAGGTTACAACGTCTTCGCCTTTTCTACAGCTTCCTCAATTGTGCCTACGTATAGGAACGCCGCTTCCGGAAGATCGTCATGCTTGCCTTCCAGAATCTCCTTGAAGCTGCGGACGGTTTCCTTGATCGGTACATATGCACCTTTGAAACCGGTAAACTGCTCCGCCACATGGAAAGGCTGCGACAAGAAGCGCTCTACCTTACGGGCACGGGCCACGATCAGCTTATCTTCCTCGCTCAGCTCATCCATACCGAGGATGGCGATAATATCCTGAAGCTCGGTATAGCGCTGCAGCAATTGCTTAACGCCCTGAGCCACATTGTAATGCTCCTCGCCAACGACATCAGGAGCCAGAATCCGGGAACTGGATGCCAGCGGGTCCACCGCCGGGAAGATCCCTTTCTCGGAGATTTTACGCTCCAGGTTCGTCGTTGCGTCCAAGTGGGCGAACGCCGTTGCCGGAGCGGGGTCGGTGTAATCGTCCGCTGGAACGTAGATTGCCTGGATGGAAGTAACGGAGCCTTTTTTGGTGGAAGTGATCCGTTCCTGCAATTGGCCCATTTCTGTTGCCAGCGTCGGCTGGTAACCTACTGCGGAAGGCATGCGGCCCAGCAATGCGGATACCTCGGAGCCCGCTTGCGTGAAGCGGAAAATGTTGTCGATAAACAGCAGCGTGTCGCGGCCTTCCACATCGCGGAAATATTCCGCCATCGTCAGACCTGTCAGCGCAACGCGCAGACGCGCGCCCG encodes:
- the atpD gene encoding F0F1 ATP synthase subunit beta, with the protein product MNVGRVVSIMGPVVDIEFERGQLPEIFNAIKIAASPEQGRKNELTLEVSNHLGDNLVRCIAMSSTDGLVRGLDAADQGAPISVPVGDVTLGRVFNVLGNTIDNGEEIGESQKNPIHRLAPTFDELSTQAEILETGIKVIDLLAPYAKGGKIGLFGGAGVGKTVTIQELINNIAQEHGGISVFAGVGERTREGNDLYHEMTDSGVIKKTAMVFGQMNEPPGARLRVALTGLTMAEYFRDVEGRDTLLFIDNIFRFTQAGSEVSALLGRMPSAVGYQPTLATEMGQLQERITSTKKGSVTSIQAIYVPADDYTDPAPATAFAHLDATTNLERKISEKGIFPAVDPLASSSRILAPDVVGEEHYNVAQGVKQLLQRYTELQDIIAILGMDELSEEDKLIVARARKVERFLSQPFHVAEQFTGFKGAYVPIKETVRSFKEILEGKHDDLPEAAFLYVGTIEEAVEKAKTL
- a CDS encoding M23 family metallopeptidase; the encoded protein is MNEQNKNKPSHEESLKTNQGETSSQPSSWNRLFSKRWVFPAVYTAAAAIILTLVWVYQDAGHKPLSTDTAAVVTKDVGASGDTTADAGKDPNALEVTASAESLAWPVANPSDVDVVKPYYDENGTEENHIEAMVQNGDTFTPNTGIDLAREDNKTFDVKSAISGEVTRVEDVPTLGTVVEVTQGNLKTVYQSLGEAKVKQGDQVKQGDTLAAAGRNEIEKNLGNHLHFEVYQDGKVVNPSDLLPQK
- the mreB gene encoding rod shape-determining protein MreB codes for the protein MLSKDIGIDLGTANVLIHVKGKGVVLDEPSVVTLESDTKKVLAVGEQARRMVGRTPGNISTIRPLRDGVIADFEITETMLKYFIDRVGGRTWYSRPRILICAPTNITSVEQKSIREAAERSGAKEVFMEEEPKAAAIGAGMDIYQPSGNMVVDIGGGTTDVAVLSMGDVVTASSIKVAGDKFDESILKYIKQKYKLLIGERTAEDIKLAIGNVRPGGTQAEMDIRGRDMVTGLPQTLTITSAEVQEALWDPVSSIVVAAKTVLERTPPELSADIIDRGVVLTGGGALLTGITELLSEELHVPVWVAEDPMHCVVKGTGILLDHLDKVVKKKF
- the spoIIID gene encoding sporulation transcriptional regulator SpoIIID codes for the protein MHDYIKERTIKIGRCIVETRHTVRTIAKEFGVSKSTVHKDLTERLPEINPDLADQVKNILEYHKSIRHLRGGEATKIKYKKNTGKKREVAVAAQP
- a CDS encoding DUF1146 family protein gives rise to the protein MINELTGSLGISGLMSMVVSLLCVALSWWALQNLKLDLIIRYPKSPQGRLLHLLLAIVLGHFVAGFLLDYLGYSVQIRHMF
- the spoIID gene encoding stage II sporulation protein D; protein product: MKDFRLWRRKPARWRPARRSRRLPAGGWSRRLLPAAWLAAPLLAALLLPLVVVQLRHDPPAPPPAPQPSGAPAAREPAAAEAPQPKVSVYLSRTRQIETLPLEDYVTGVIAAEMPAGFELEALKAQSIAARTFIVRRLRAGDRSGVPAAGADVTDTVSHQAYVSSAVLQRDWAKAGRGADLAKLRRAVRETRGIVMTYGGEPITASFFASSGGYTENSEDYWKAAVPYLRSVASPWDREVNPQLQSTATFTFSELRAKLGLGGIAPQGAQRVLASSAGASGRFEPLSMDRTAAGLPQLEVLSLTAGHRIKEISIDGQVFTGREVRERLGLRSSQFTWTIKKGQIAITTYGNGHGVGMSQWGANGMAKEGATATQILKHYYSGISFTQVSTLLKK
- the murA gene encoding UDP-N-acetylglucosamine 1-carboxyvinyltransferase, whose product is MSKFIVRGGKRLTGSVKVSGAKNSVLPIIAASLLAEEGESVIVDAPPLDDVITISKVLESLGAGVTYQNDIIQVDARNLSTSEAPYEWVRKMRASFLVMGPLLSRLGRARISLPGGCAIGTRPIDQHLKGFEALGAEISLGQGYIEAKSTGRLRGAKIYLDVASVGATENIMMAAALAEGVTTIENAAKEPEIVDLANYLNSMGAVVRGAGTGMIRIEGVERLHGVRHHVIPDRVEAGTYMVAAAITGGDVYVEGAIADHLGPVIAKMEEMGVTIIPGDNGVRVISDKPLKAVDVKTLPYPGFPTDMQSQMMALLLRSEGTSVITETVFENRFMHVDEFQLMNAEIKIEGRSAIITGDARLVGAKVCATDLRAGAALILAGLVAEGTTEVSGTHHIDRGYVHLAEKLSGLGADIWRVSLEESPAEAAAEEKLKPETSKGATEEAKPLFKVQVQPSWV
- a CDS encoding F0F1 ATP synthase subunit epsilon, yielding MNTFLLEIVTPDHLVFAKQVNSLTVRGIEGDLGILPGHVPLVTPLQVAPMTIKSDAGVTTVAVHGGFIEVHKDKVTVLAESAELPSDIDLERAEAAKERAQRRLQSRGKQDDIDHRRAELALQRAVTRIKVSAGKGQK